The genomic DNA GAGGAGTTTGACGCAACATTTTGCATCGGGCAAGGAGGGTTCGGAAGCGTTTACAAGGTAAACCTTCCATCGTTGGGGAATGTAGCTGTGAAGCGACTTCATTCGACAAATGAGATTAAGCATCGGAAAAGCTTCATGAATGAGGTAAGGGCGTTAACAGCTATTAAGCATCGGAACATTGTGAGACTCTACGGCTTTTGTTCGAGTGCACAACACTCGTTCTTGGTTTACGAGTATGCGGAGAGGGGGAGTTTGTCTAGTATTTTGAGCAACGACGTAGAGTCCAAGAAATTGGATTGGCTTATAAGGGTGAATATCATCAAAGGCGTCGCTTTCGCTTTATCTTACATGCACCACGATTGCTCGCCTCCTATTGTTCATCGAGACATATCAAGCAGTAACGTTTTGCTTGATTCCGAGTTTGAAGCTCGTGTTTCAGATTTCGGCATAGCTAAGATTCTCAAGCCAGACTCATCCAATTGTACTGCACTTGCAGGTACATACGGCTACGTAGCACCAGGTTAGTAGTTCCAACTTCTT from Capsicum annuum cultivar UCD-10X-F1 unplaced genomic scaffold, UCD10Xv1.1 ctg82720, whole genome shotgun sequence includes the following:
- the LOC124895506 gene encoding MDIS1-interacting receptor like kinase 2-like, with the translated sequence MALQDVILSYNELEGPIPKNIAFMNASLEGNKGLCGNVAGFLPCKSTSMHSMAKAYKLILITLFPIVGALVLLCGFAFPGALLMRDERRRVMDVERWDYVDNDDGLLSISSLRGSSLLYLDVLRATEEFDATFCIGQGGFGSVYKVNLPSLGNVAVKRLHSTNEIKHRKSFMNEVRALTAIKHRNIVRLYGFCSSAQHSFLVYEYAERGSLSSILSNDVESKKLDWLIRVNIIKGVAFALSYMHHDCSPPIVHRDISSSNVLLDSEFEARVSDFGIAKILKPDSSNCTALAGTYGYVAP